CCATCTCGCTGGAGGCTGCCGGGGCGCCGGCCGGGGCCACCGCCACCCTGCGCGGCCTCCTGGGCGGCCTCACCCTGGCGGGCGAGGCGCTCGGGCCGGAGCCGGTGGGCCCGCTCGACGTCGCGGGCGAGGCGGACCTGGAGCTCTCCTGGCGGGACCGGAGGCTGCGGATCCGGCGCGCCGCGCTCCGGCCAGCCGGCCCGCTGGAGGTGCAGGTGGCCGGCGCCCTCACCGCCACCGGTGACCTCCCCTTCGACCTCCTCCTGACCATGCCCCCGGTGAGCTACCGCGCCCTGCTGCTCGCCCTGCCGCCGGCCCTGGCCCCCGGCGCGGACGCCCCTCGCCCGCCCGGCGCCTTCGGGGGCACGCTGGCGCTCTCCGGCGCGCTGCGCCGGCCCGAGGGCTGGGAGGTGAAGGGCGAGGTGGACCTGGCCGGCCTCCGCGAGGCCGCCCGCGCCGCCCCGCCCTCGCCGCTGCGGGCGCCCTTCACCGCCCACCCCGAGGGCGAGGACGGGCCGGCGGTGCTGATCGGCCCGGCCAACCCCGACTTCGTGCCGCTGGCCTCGCTGCCGGAGCACGTGGTGCGCGCCGTCACCACCAGCGAGGACGCCGGGTTCTTCGGCCACCGCGGCTTCGACTTCGACGAGCTCAGGAACGCCCTGGCGGCCGGCGCGCGGGCCGGGAAGCTGCTGCGCGGCGGCTCCACCATCTCGCAGCAGCTCGCCAAGAACCTCTACCTCTCGCGGGACCGGACGCTGGCGCGCAAGGTCCGCGAGGCGCTGGTGACGGTGGCCCTGGAGGGCACCGTGCCCAAGGCCCGGCTGCTCGAGATCTACCTGAACCTGGTCGAGTGGGGGCCCGGGCGGCACGGGCTCGGCGCGGCGGCGCGGCACTACCTGGCCAAGGAGGCCCGCGACCTCACCCCGCGCGAGGCCTGCTTCCTGGCGGCGCTCATCCCCAGCCCCTTGCGCGGCCACGCGGCGGTGGCGGCCGGGGTGCCGCCGGAGCGCTGGGCGGCCCGCATCGACGACCTGCTCCAGAAGCTCCACGCCACCGGCGTGCTCTCCGACGAGGCGCTGCTGGCGGCGCTGGCCGAGCCGCTGGTCTTCGCCCCGTGGGTGCCGCGGCGCGCCCTGGCCCCCGGCGCCGCGCCGCCGCCGGAGGGCGAGGAGCCGGACGGCGACGGCCCGGGCGCCGACGGCACGGGCGGCGCGCTGGCGGAGCCGGCCGAGCCGGCCGAGCAGCCCTCAGGCGGCTGAGGCGGGACGGGCCGCCGCGGCCCCCGCCAGGCGCGCCTTCTCCCAGGCCAGCCAGGCCTCCCAGAGCCGGCAGGCCAGCCAGGTCACCGCCACCATGGCCACCATGCTCCAGGCCAGCGCCGGGAAGGCCAGCCCGGAGGCCAGCCCCAGCGCCCCCGCGGCGAAGCCGTAGGTCAGCTCCACCGAGACGATGTAGCCGGTCAGGGACTGGCGGCCCAGCAGCGTGAGCCAGCGCAGGGCCGGCTCGAGGAGGTCGGGCAGCAGCATCAGGGCGCCGGTCAGGCCCAGGTGCAGCGCCAGCCGCGTCAGGAACCAGCCGGGCGCGTTCATCCACCAGAAGGTGTTGTCCTGCGAGGGGAGCACCAGCCAGGCGTTGGAGAGCCGCCCCGCCCCGTAGACCGCCAGCGCCAGCGCCAGGAAGGTGAAGGGCCGGTTGGGCCCGGTGGCCAGCGGCGCCACCGCCGCGCCCGCCAGCAGGAACGCCACC
This DNA window, taken from Anaeromyxobacter sp., encodes the following:
- a CDS encoding transglycosylase domain-containing protein; translated protein: MAASLDPPPPAPPPGLAARRLRHALVALGALALAWALAHALADRDSVRERLRERATALLQRRLPAARLGDEVAVDWLFRATVGPLTVPAGAPGAPPVLRVDRVKVRAAWWPLLSGRIEPASIRLYGVRVVPGPGGAELERLVTSLRAPHPASAAAGAASPRGQDPVLHVRGLTVALSLGARQVELGPCDLRLERRRGDGEELIAAELGLPRGGRGEATLRRSSRARTGAAAEASGPGAPSGAGAASWALSASLHATAADLPDVLRRRAVVATAGDLAISLEAAGAPAGATATLRGLLGGLTLAGEALGPEPVGPLDVAGEADLELSWRDRRLRIRRAALRPAGPLEVQVAGALTATGDLPFDLLLTMPPVSYRALLLALPPALAPGADAPRPPGAFGGTLALSGALRRPEGWEVKGEVDLAGLREAARAAPPSPLRAPFTAHPEGEDGPAVLIGPANPDFVPLASLPEHVVRAVTTSEDAGFFGHRGFDFDELRNALAAGARAGKLLRGGSTISQQLAKNLYLSRDRTLARKVREALVTVALEGTVPKARLLEIYLNLVEWGPGRHGLGAAARHYLAKEARDLTPREACFLAALIPSPLRGHAAVAAGVPPERWAARIDDLLQKLHATGVLSDEALLAALAEPLVFAPWVPRRALAPGAAPPPEGEEPDGDGPGADGTGGALAEPAEPAEQPSGG